In a genomic window of Mucilaginibacter sp. KACC 22063:
- a CDS encoding outer membrane beta-barrel protein, producing MTKFIISIILVLAGINSYAQLKLNGTITDHKDKPLPLAVIILQQTGAKGSGAITDSLGSYNIVNLKPGSYTMRVRFVAYRDTVIKFVLRRDTAINLQLKSTQMLSEVTIRAQRPVFQRELDRFRFNVGQTDLTKGNNVWDVLEKTPLVQASEDGSLAISGTTGAIVYINNKKKVLSGTALKSYLSGLPSDNLDAIEVITTPPSQYEAEGGAGIINIVTKKNKEEGLIGSASLSTRQTAVNSQAGSLYLNERSGKWNIYSTMYMGNRSRKPTTNRDIFYPGGSIYGISQRNINSVNKYTELYPGANVGADYQLNKNHVVGMLFDFSGITHRETRNASTMDLYPATDSLTKTVNKDRINSQTYSLNLNYQGKLDSAGKTLSVDYDALAYRSGNNSNSTNTAIDPLTQQATNDLAIFRTSSPQHINNQSIKADLDWPLSNKKGYLSFGGKASFSKIRNTFLFENLSDNNIWLTDPGQSNRFRYEENINALYGNFSYKLSPVWSYQLGLRLENTAAKGWLEDNQVVSRNYTNLFPTAFLKLTTKEKGAYVLAVTSRITRPGYWDLNPFRTYTTDKAYFTGNPLLQPVKYYREELSHSLNEKWGTLTLQIAASQTIGEIYALPYTSGDTIINQKTNYGNRYGQSLTASYNNQPKPWWRLSGTLLVGYVVTKGAYANDITIDNQTLAITIATNQTFTISKKAGLSSTLVITNSFPATIVNTRIGNRLDTEIRLRKTAGNFGVTLSAQDWFKSNKDRYNYMLGALRVKDNYYNDTRSIALAISYNFGKQTVKDKRDRDTGSQDVKGRLM from the coding sequence ATGACTAAGTTTATAATATCTATCATCCTTGTCCTTGCCGGAATCAATTCTTATGCACAACTAAAGTTAAATGGTACAATTACAGACCATAAAGATAAACCACTCCCTTTAGCGGTAATTATCTTACAGCAAACCGGTGCTAAAGGTTCGGGAGCTATAACAGATAGCTTGGGCAGCTACAATATAGTGAATTTGAAACCCGGATCTTATACGATGCGGGTTAGGTTTGTAGCTTATCGTGATACTGTAATCAAATTTGTGTTGCGCAGGGATACAGCGATCAATTTGCAACTTAAATCTACGCAAATGCTGTCTGAAGTAACTATCAGGGCGCAAAGGCCGGTATTTCAACGGGAACTAGACCGTTTTCGGTTCAATGTTGGTCAAACAGACTTAACAAAAGGGAATAATGTTTGGGATGTGCTTGAAAAAACACCTTTAGTACAGGCTTCAGAAGATGGATCCCTTGCTATTAGTGGCACTACCGGAGCTATAGTTTATATTAATAACAAAAAGAAAGTACTATCTGGTACCGCTCTTAAATCTTATCTGAGTGGTTTACCATCAGATAATTTGGATGCTATTGAAGTAATTACTACCCCTCCCAGCCAGTACGAAGCTGAAGGCGGAGCGGGAATTATAAATATTGTCACTAAAAAAAATAAGGAGGAAGGATTGATTGGTAGTGCGTCGTTAAGTACACGCCAAACCGCAGTCAACTCCCAGGCTGGTAGTCTCTATTTAAATGAGCGGTCAGGAAAGTGGAACATCTATTCGACAATGTATATGGGCAATCGTAGTCGCAAGCCCACTACTAATCGTGACATATTTTATCCTGGTGGTTCTATATATGGAATCAGTCAGAGAAACATTAACTCGGTAAACAAATATACAGAATTGTATCCCGGAGCTAATGTGGGTGCCGATTATCAGCTTAACAAGAATCATGTAGTGGGTATGTTGTTTGATTTTTCTGGCATTACGCACAGAGAAACGCGCAATGCCTCAACAATGGACCTTTATCCGGCTACAGATTCTTTAACAAAGACAGTCAACAAAGATCGGATTAACTCACAAACATACTCACTGAATTTAAATTATCAGGGCAAACTGGATTCAGCCGGAAAAACATTAAGCGTTGATTATGATGCGTTAGCTTATCGCTCCGGAAATAATTCCAATAGTACTAACACCGCCATAGACCCACTGACACAGCAAGCAACAAACGACTTGGCTATCTTTCGCACATCTTCACCACAGCATATTAATAACCAATCAATTAAAGCTGATCTCGACTGGCCGCTCAGTAATAAAAAAGGCTATCTATCCTTTGGGGGCAAAGCATCATTTTCTAAAATTAGAAATACCTTTTTGTTCGAAAACTTGTCAGATAACAACATCTGGTTAACAGATCCCGGACAGAGTAACCGATTTAGGTATGAAGAAAATATTAATGCTTTGTATGGCAACTTTAGCTATAAGTTAAGCCCTGTTTGGTCTTATCAGTTAGGTTTAAGGTTAGAAAATACAGCAGCCAAAGGCTGGCTCGAAGACAACCAGGTAGTCTCCCGAAACTATACTAATCTTTTTCCTACAGCCTTTTTAAAGCTCACAACTAAAGAAAAAGGTGCTTACGTGCTTGCTGTAACAAGCCGTATCACCCGGCCTGGTTATTGGGACTTAAACCCGTTTCGTACCTATACAACAGACAAAGCTTATTTTACCGGAAATCCCTTATTGCAGCCTGTTAAATATTATCGTGAAGAACTCAGTCACAGCCTGAATGAGAAGTGGGGAACACTTACCCTACAGATAGCAGCCAGTCAAACAATTGGAGAAATTTATGCGCTTCCTTATACTTCAGGGGACACTATTATCAACCAAAAAACTAATTATGGTAACCGTTACGGACAGTCCCTCACAGCAAGCTACAATAATCAGCCTAAACCCTGGTGGCGCTTATCAGGAACGTTGCTTGTGGGGTATGTAGTGACTAAAGGCGCTTATGCTAACGATATTACAATTGATAACCAAACATTGGCCATTACAATAGCTACTAATCAAACCTTTACAATATCCAAAAAAGCAGGACTTAGTAGTACGTTGGTAATAACCAACTCTTTTCCGGCCACAATAGTAAACACGCGTATTGGTAACCGGCTGGATACAGAGATTCGTTTAAGGAAAACGGCCGGTAATTTCGGTGTCACGCTGTCGGCTCAGGACTGGTTTAAAAGCAATAAAGACCGGTACAACTATATGCTTGGTGCCTTACGCGTAAAGGATAATTACTACAATGATACCCGAAGTATAGCACTGGCTATCAGCTACAATTTTGGTAAACAAACCGTAAAGGACAAACGAGACCGTGACACAGGATCACAGGATGTAAAAGGCAGATTAATGTAA